Proteins encoded in a region of the Zea mays cultivar B73 chromosome 2, Zm-B73-REFERENCE-NAM-5.0, whole genome shotgun sequence genome:
- the LOC103648454 gene encoding calmodulin-binding transcription activator 3-like — protein sequence MLIRQKIVKIQAHVRGHQVRKNYRKVVWSVGIVEKVILRWRRKGRGLRGFQPEKQLEGPSWQIQPAKAEAEDENDFLKDGRKPATGRLDRALARVRSMNQYPEARDQYRRLQACVNSLRESQAMQDRMLADSAGTDGGDFMTELEEPYASKSMPKREQFPIADC from the exons ATGCTTATCCGGCAGAAAATTGTGAAGATACAG GCCCATGTACGTGGACATCAGGTAAGGAAAAACTATCGGAAGGTAGTCTGGTCTGTTGGCATCGTGGAGAAAGTCATACTGAGGTGGAGGAGAAAGGGAAGGGGTCTGCGAGGTTTCCAACCTGAGAAACAACTTGAAGGTCCATCATGGCAGATCCAACCtgcaaaggctgaggctgaggatgaaAATGACTTCTTGAAGGATGGCAGGAAACCGGCTACAGGCAGGTTGGATAGAGCACTGGCTCGTGTGCGTTCCATGAATCAGTATCCTGAAGCAAGAGACCAGTACCGCAGGCTGCAAGCCTGTGTTAACAGCCTACGAGAGTCCCAG GCGATGCAGGACAGGATGCTGGCTGATTCAGCTGGCACCGATGGGGGTGATTTCATGACTGAATTGGAGGAGCCATATGCTTCTAAGAGCATGCCAAAGAGAGAACAATTTCCTATTGCAGATTGCTAA